One segment of Clostridium ljungdahlii DSM 13528 DNA contains the following:
- a CDS encoding helix-turn-helix domain-containing protein produces MAIIINVDVMLAKRKMSVTELSEKVGITMANLSILKNGKAKAIRFSTLEGICKALGCQPGDILEYRNDG; encoded by the coding sequence ATGGCCATTATAATTAATGTAGATGTGATGTTAGCTAAAAGAAAAATGAGCGTAACTGAACTTTCAGAGAAAGTTGGAATAACTATGGCAAATCTCTCTATACTAAAGAATGGAAAGGCAAAAGCTATTCGATTTTCAACTTTAGAAGGAATATGTAAAGCTTTGGGATGCCAACCAGGTGATATTTTAGAATACAGAAATGATGGATAA
- a CDS encoding DUF2975 domain-containing protein: MKLESTIFLKIAVIFIGSPVLALCIFWLPGFVNYLSYPILAGVYTTAISFFFALYQALKLLSYIDKNKAFSELSVNALKYIKYCAITISILYAALIPLLFPIADADDAPGLVAFPIIFTFASIVIAVFAAVLQKLLKEAINIKSENDLTV, translated from the coding sequence ATGAAACTAGAATCAACAATTTTTTTAAAGATAGCTGTTATTTTTATTGGAAGTCCAGTTCTTGCTTTGTGCATATTTTGGTTACCTGGATTTGTAAATTATTTGTCTTATCCCATTTTAGCAGGTGTGTATACCACAGCAATATCGTTTTTCTTTGCTCTGTATCAGGCATTAAAACTTTTAAGCTATATTGACAAGAACAAAGCTTTCTCAGAGTTATCTGTAAATGCTTTAAAGTATATAAAATATTGTGCAATTACAATTAGTATTTTGTATGCAGCACTAATACCACTCTTATTTCCCATAGCAGATGCAGATGATGCACCAGGTCTTGTAGCATTTCCAATTATTTTTACTTTTGCATCCATTGTGATTGCAGTTTTTGCTGCCGTTCTTCAAAAGCTTTTAAAAGAAGCTATAAATATAAAATCAGAAAATGACTTAACAGTTTGA
- a CDS encoding B12-binding domain-containing radical SAM protein, with protein sequence MKIKLIQPKMLPRPMDTKLKTRMAPSLALLTIANLTPKEHEVIIENENVEKIDFDEPVDLVAITVTVDVMNRAVEISKKFQNRNVTVIAGGIHITADPESVINSFDAISVGMAERVWVKILEDKENNSLKKIYYDMENIAGKEIVSPDYSSIDNKKYLYTNIISTSRGCPFECDFCYNSCKSVLKTYINRPIDDVIRDINALKTRHIMFIDDNFIGNPKWTKKLLKEIKPLKLKWNAAVTSNIVDMTELLDEMKAAGCQSLFIGFESINSKSIDSVHKVQNSVKRYEKLVEEIHKRGIMINASFVFGLDEDDVSVFKNTLEWIVKNKIETVTSHILTPYPGTKLYSSLMEENRIVDFNLSNYNTAHVVYKPKNMTAEELYKGYLWIYKEVYTFKNIVKRLPKSKKQWIPFLAFNLFYRKFGKLTELLCNIVSFKNIGEFFRWVAYCTK encoded by the coding sequence ATGAAGATTAAATTAATTCAACCGAAAATGCTGCCAAGGCCTATGGATACAAAGTTAAAAACTAGGATGGCTCCTTCATTAGCATTACTTACAATAGCAAATCTCACTCCAAAAGAGCATGAAGTTATTATTGAGAATGAAAATGTTGAAAAGATAGATTTTGATGAACCTGTAGATTTAGTAGCAATAACTGTTACTGTAGATGTTATGAATAGGGCAGTGGAAATTTCAAAGAAGTTTCAAAATCGCAATGTTACAGTAATTGCAGGTGGCATACATATTACAGCAGATCCAGAGAGTGTTATTAATAGTTTTGATGCAATATCTGTAGGAATGGCTGAGAGAGTTTGGGTAAAAATCCTTGAAGATAAAGAAAATAATTCACTTAAGAAGATATATTATGATATGGAAAACATTGCTGGGAAAGAAATAGTATCACCTGACTATTCCAGTATTGATAATAAAAAGTATTTATATACTAATATAATTAGTACAAGCAGAGGATGTCCTTTTGAATGTGATTTCTGCTATAATAGTTGCAAAAGTGTACTTAAAACTTATATTAATAGACCTATAGATGATGTAATTAGAGATATAAATGCATTAAAAACAAGGCATATAATGTTTATTGATGATAATTTTATTGGAAATCCTAAATGGACAAAAAAATTATTGAAGGAAATAAAACCACTTAAGCTAAAGTGGAACGCAGCGGTTACTTCCAATATAGTAGACATGACTGAATTATTAGATGAAATGAAGGCAGCTGGTTGTCAAAGTCTATTTATAGGTTTTGAAAGCATAAATAGTAAGTCAATAGATAGTGTTCACAAGGTACAAAATAGTGTAAAGCGATATGAGAAGCTCGTAGAGGAAATCCATAAAAGGGGAATAATGATAAATGCAAGTTTTGTTTTCGGATTAGATGAAGATGATGTTTCTGTATTTAAGAATACATTGGAATGGATAGTTAAAAATAAGATAGAAACTGTGACTTCACATATACTTACCCCATATCCTGGTACAAAGTTATATTCATCATTAATGGAGGAAAATAGAATTGTAGATTTTAATTTGTCAAATTATAATACTGCACATGTGGTATATAAACCTAAGAATATGACAGCAGAAGAATTATACAAGGGCTATTTATGGATATATAAAGAGGTGTATACGTTTAAAAATATAGTGAAAAGATTACCAAAGTCTAAAAAGCAGTGGATTCCATTTCTAGCATTTAATTTGTTTTATAGGAAGTTTGGTAAGCTGACAGAATTATTGTGTAATATAGTTTCTTTTAAAAATATAGGAGAATTTTTCAGATGGGTGGCTTATTGTACAAAGTAG
- a CDS encoding DUF3793 family protein — MLETSIKCQKNIDFLNRFGYTNEMDLNQCLCHLSKRFQKICPHEIGVFLGYPIEDVITFVDCPSIKCKMIGYWKVYHDVENAKVIFNRYDLIKKKIRRLILKGYKPTQLILNV; from the coding sequence ATGTTGGAGACAAGTATAAAGTGTCAAAAAAATATAGATTTTCTAAATAGATTTGGATATACAAATGAAATGGATCTTAACCAATGTTTATGCCATTTAAGTAAAAGGTTTCAGAAAATATGTCCACACGAGATAGGCGTATTTCTAGGATATCCTATAGAAGATGTAATAACGTTTGTAGATTGTCCTAGTATAAAATGTAAAATGATAGGCTATTGGAAGGTTTACCATGATGTAGAAAATGCTAAAGTGATTTTTAATAGATATGATTTAATAAAGAAAAAAATAAGGCGGCTAATTCTTAAAGGATATAAACCTACTCAATTGATACTAAATGTATAA